The following are from one region of the Spodoptera frugiperda isolate SF20-4 chromosome 20, AGI-APGP_CSIRO_Sfru_2.0, whole genome shotgun sequence genome:
- the LOC118261781 gene encoding uncharacterized protein LOC118261781 isoform X2, producing MDPDEGVDDVIDLTDTSDSDSYHDRVFEAHTPLVLELHDIRKDDPLPTDTTPPPVPPPPAGKIKKQKRKKKETQHRNASYSSLSSENLSDASSVAPPPETKEKFYDARESYHGIAPNQAPTVTAAAAVPQTHSVTHSVTHSIEAAQDPKTAQPASSLQQTTTTAPTEERTEPSPISKLLQLIM from the exons ATGGATCCAG ATGAAGGCGTGGATGATGTGATAGATCTGACAGATACATCTGATTCAGACTCCTACCACGACAGAGTATTTGAAGCTCATACACCATTAGTGCTTGAACTGCACGATATAAGAAAAGACGATCCATTGCCTACTGATACTACCCCACCACCAGTACCACCACCACCGGCTGGAAAGATAAAGAAGCAAAAGAGGAAAAAGAAAGAGACACAACATAGAAACGCTAGTTACTCTAGTCTGTCTAGTGAGAACTTGTCGGATGCTAGCTCCGTGGCGCCACCTCCCGAGACGAAGGAGAAGTTCTATGATGCCCGTGAAAGTTATCATGGTATAGCAC CAAATCAAGCACCAACAGTAACAGCAGCAGCTGCAGTACCACAAACGCATTCCGTCACTCACTCCGTAACGCATTCCATTGAAGCTGCCCAGGACCCGAAGACTGCACAACCGGCATCATCTCTACAGCAAACCACTACTACTGCTCCCACTGAAGAAAGAACAGAACCATCTCCTATTAgt AAACTTCTCCAACTTATAATGTGA
- the LOC118261781 gene encoding uncharacterized protein LOC118261781 isoform X1, whose protein sequence is MDPDEGVDDVIDLTDTSDSDSYHDRVFEAHTPLVLELHDIRKDDPLPTDTTPPPVPPPPAGKIKKQKRKKKETQHRNASYSSLSSENLSDASSVAPPPETKEKFYDARESYHGIAPNQAPTVTAAAAVPQTHSVTHSVTHSIEAAQDPKTAQPASSLQQTTTTAPTEERTEPSPISKPNLPQE, encoded by the exons ATGGATCCAG ATGAAGGCGTGGATGATGTGATAGATCTGACAGATACATCTGATTCAGACTCCTACCACGACAGAGTATTTGAAGCTCATACACCATTAGTGCTTGAACTGCACGATATAAGAAAAGACGATCCATTGCCTACTGATACTACCCCACCACCAGTACCACCACCACCGGCTGGAAAGATAAAGAAGCAAAAGAGGAAAAAGAAAGAGACACAACATAGAAACGCTAGTTACTCTAGTCTGTCTAGTGAGAACTTGTCGGATGCTAGCTCCGTGGCGCCACCTCCCGAGACGAAGGAGAAGTTCTATGATGCCCGTGAAAGTTATCATGGTATAGCAC CAAATCAAGCACCAACAGTAACAGCAGCAGCTGCAGTACCACAAACGCATTCCGTCACTCACTCCGTAACGCATTCCATTGAAGCTGCCCAGGACCCGAAGACTGCACAACCGGCATCATCTCTACAGCAAACCACTACTACTGCTCCCACTGAAGAAAGAACAGAACCATCTCCTATTAgt AAACCAAACTTACCGCAGGAATGA
- the LOC118261781 gene encoding uncharacterized protein LOC118261781 isoform X3 — protein MDPDEGVDDVIDLTDTSDSDSYHDRVFEAHTPLVLELHDIRKDDPLPTDTTPPPVPPPPAGKIKKQKRKKKETQHRNASYSSLSSENLSDASSVAPPPETKEKFYDARESYHANQAPTVTAAAAVPQTHSVTHSVTHSIEAAQDPKTAQPASSLQQTTTTAPTEERTEPSPISKPNLPQE, from the exons ATGGATCCAG ATGAAGGCGTGGATGATGTGATAGATCTGACAGATACATCTGATTCAGACTCCTACCACGACAGAGTATTTGAAGCTCATACACCATTAGTGCTTGAACTGCACGATATAAGAAAAGACGATCCATTGCCTACTGATACTACCCCACCACCAGTACCACCACCACCGGCTGGAAAGATAAAGAAGCAAAAGAGGAAAAAGAAAGAGACACAACATAGAAACGCTAGTTACTCTAGTCTGTCTAGTGAGAACTTGTCGGATGCTAGCTCCGTGGCGCCACCTCCCGAGACGAAGGAGAAGTTCTATGATGCCCGTGAAAGTTATCATG CAAATCAAGCACCAACAGTAACAGCAGCAGCTGCAGTACCACAAACGCATTCCGTCACTCACTCCGTAACGCATTCCATTGAAGCTGCCCAGGACCCGAAGACTGCACAACCGGCATCATCTCTACAGCAAACCACTACTACTGCTCCCACTGAAGAAAGAACAGAACCATCTCCTATTAgt AAACCAAACTTACCGCAGGAATGA
- the LOC118262116 gene encoding uncharacterized protein LOC118262116 isoform X1: MEKPARYKAKSKKPAAKPKTAKKRKSDGPTCSMFLAELTRKLASKKKQEEESPKNIVQTIIDSITNALPVKLSRKSPQKCPSPMKIETLQTLAPELIPNDSLNFPAPATTASNIEDASMDYLEILSPPRPGSFKMPKMPLINSDELKASAEKKRKAQTQDQSVNTGTDHDVASEIAKHVGTLRKISLIAEEFNQKTAKNLKEIVDSVQEDLIKKLEEIRAQQKLHSERTLHISEDQSIVEDDDTTGD; this comes from the exons ATGGAAAAGCCTGCTCGCTACaaagcaaaaagtaaaaaacccGCCGCTAAACCAAAAACGGCAAAGAAGCGTAAAAGTGACG GACCCACTTGCTCTATGTTTTTGGCTGAATTAACCAGAAAACTGGCATCCAAAAAGAAACAAGAAGAAGAATccccaaaaaatattgttc aaacaaTAATAGACAGCATAACAAATGCGTTACCAGTCAAGCTTTCAAGAAAATCTCCACAGAAATGTCCATCGCCTATGAAAATTGAGACGTTACAAACATTAGCACCAGAATTAATACCCAATGACTCATTAAATTTCCCTGCACCCGCAACCACAGCTAGCAACATCGAAGATGCTTCTATGGATTATCTAGAAATCCTCAGTCCACCAAGACCTGGATCTTTTAAGATGCCCAAAATGCCTTTAATTAATAGTGACGAATTAAAGGCATCAGCAGAAAAGAAGAGGAAAGCTCAAACACAAGACCAATCAGTTAATACAGGAACAGATCACGATGTTGCCTCAGAAATAGCTAAACATGTTGGCACATTAAGGAAAATCTCGTTGATAGCTGAagagtttaaccaaaaaactg cgaaaaatttaaaagaaatagtCGACAGTGTCCAAGAGGATTTGATAAAGAAACTGGAAGAGATACGAGCACAACAGAAACTCCATTCAGAGAGAACATTGCACATCAGTGAAGATCAAAGCATCGTCGAGGACGATGACACTACTGGCGACTAA
- the LOC118262116 gene encoding uncharacterized protein LOC118262116 isoform X2, with the protein MGPTCSMFLAELTRKLASKKKQEEESPKNIVQTIIDSITNALPVKLSRKSPQKCPSPMKIETLQTLAPELIPNDSLNFPAPATTASNIEDASMDYLEILSPPRPGSFKMPKMPLINSDELKASAEKKRKAQTQDQSVNTGTDHDVASEIAKHVGTLRKISLIAEEFNQKTAKNLKEIVDSVQEDLIKKLEEIRAQQKLHSERTLHISEDQSIVEDDDTTGD; encoded by the exons ATGG GACCCACTTGCTCTATGTTTTTGGCTGAATTAACCAGAAAACTGGCATCCAAAAAGAAACAAGAAGAAGAATccccaaaaaatattgttc aaacaaTAATAGACAGCATAACAAATGCGTTACCAGTCAAGCTTTCAAGAAAATCTCCACAGAAATGTCCATCGCCTATGAAAATTGAGACGTTACAAACATTAGCACCAGAATTAATACCCAATGACTCATTAAATTTCCCTGCACCCGCAACCACAGCTAGCAACATCGAAGATGCTTCTATGGATTATCTAGAAATCCTCAGTCCACCAAGACCTGGATCTTTTAAGATGCCCAAAATGCCTTTAATTAATAGTGACGAATTAAAGGCATCAGCAGAAAAGAAGAGGAAAGCTCAAACACAAGACCAATCAGTTAATACAGGAACAGATCACGATGTTGCCTCAGAAATAGCTAAACATGTTGGCACATTAAGGAAAATCTCGTTGATAGCTGAagagtttaaccaaaaaactg cgaaaaatttaaaagaaatagtCGACAGTGTCCAAGAGGATTTGATAAAGAAACTGGAAGAGATACGAGCACAACAGAAACTCCATTCAGAGAGAACATTGCACATCAGTGAAGATCAAAGCATCGTCGAGGACGATGACACTACTGGCGACTAA